In Candidatus Binataceae bacterium, the genomic window CGCGCGTTTACCGATCACGAGCATGAGATAATCGAAGAGCTGAACCTGCGTCCCGAGCAGCAGGTGCTCGAGGTGGGCGTCGGAACCGGCATCGCGCTCGACGGCTATCCGCCCTACGTGCACGTCGTCGGCATCGATCCGTCGACCGACATGCTCGCGCAGGCCGTCAAGCGCGCCAATGACAACGGATGGAAGCACGTCGAGCTCCGGACTGGCGACGCGCTCAATCTCGATATTCCCGATAATACTTTCGATTGCGTGACCTGCTTTCATGTGATCACCGTCGTTCCCGACCCATACAAGATGATGGCGGAGATGGTGCGCGTGTGTAAGCCGGGCGGCCGGATTGTGATCACGACGCACTTTCAGAGCGAGAATCCGGTGCTTTCGATTTTCGGCAACCTGCTCAATCCGATCACGCGCGTGCTCGGATGGACCTCGAAGCTCAAGAAGAGCAGGTTGCTCGAAGGCCAGCAGATCAGCGTCGTGACCGACAGCCCGTGCGGGCCTGTTCACCGCCTGTTGATTTTGCGCAAGACCGCCTAGTTCCGTAGCCCTGATTCAGACGGAACCTCGCCACTGGCCGTGGAAGCCCACGGGCACGCGATGGTCGAGGTGCGCCCGCGCGATCGGACCGCGCTCGATTTCGCTCGCATCGAAGATCGCAAGATGGCTCGCGTCCCGCGCCTCATCGTAGATGTTGGTCAGCAGGTAGCCGTCGCCCTCGGCGGCATCGTGCGATTCAGGCACGAAGACCGGTTCCGCAAGTGCGAACGCGGGACCCGCGTTGTAGATGCGCATCTCGCGCGTCGAATGATCGAAGCGGCCGATGCCGCGATGGAATAGATCGTCGCTGCCAG contains:
- a CDS encoding methyltransferase domain-containing protein — translated: MAEPHESRIYSDLARFYDQFFGRAFTDHEHEIIEELNLRPEQQVLEVGVGTGIALDGYPPYVHVVGIDPSTDMLAQAVKRANDNGWKHVELRTGDALNLDIPDNTFDCVTCFHVITVVPDPYKMMAEMVRVCKPGGRIVITTHFQSENPVLSIFGNLLNPITRVLGWTSKLKKSRLLEGQQISVVTDSPCGPVHRLLILRKTA